DNA sequence from the Peromyscus eremicus chromosome 7, PerEre_H2_v1, whole genome shotgun sequence genome:
AGGCCTTCGTTGGCTCCCTGAGAGATTAGTTAAACAAGTCAACTCTAACCAATCACCCAGGGAAAAGGATAGCTGAGGTcgttttttccctttccttctccttctttacaGATGCTGATGAAGAAAAAACTGGGAAAATTTCCCTGGATATTCTGGATCTTGCTGCTGCCTCTACCTTCTTATCAGGACCAGAGACCGGTTGAAACATCCCCATTTGCATGGCGTTTTTATTTGACTGAAAATTATACTAATTATGCTAAAACACAGACCTTTGGTTACCTATTGGCTACCACTGATTGCCCCTTGCAAGGATGTCAGAATCCCATTTTACTCAActttactgatttccataattcCCCCGGCAAGGTGGCTCCTGCTATCTGTTTTTTGTATGATCAGACTGTTCACAATTGCAAAACTTACTTGAAAGAGAAAAGCGTAGGATGCCCCTATTCTTACTGCAAAATTCACGATGCCATTCCTCCTGCTAAGGGACAGGTAATTGAGAGAGAATGGAACGGCCCTAAATTTTATAAGACATCTACAGGATATTCCCTAGTGGTTTGGGACCCGTGGGACTCACAATGGACTAGTCCAGTAGAAGGAGCCATGTACATGGCCCGAACGGCCACATGGCCTAGCTCCAGACTTTACATTTGGCGCTCTTATGTACAAGTACAATCTACGGTCCATCATAATATccttatacaagaaaaaaatttaatgacaaatatcatccccctcctctccattttcttggctttccctcctccaagaaggccttATGTTTGCCAATGTTACTGGCATTGGGAATCTCTTATCATGCTTCCTATGTGCAGCCTTGGGATGTCCTCCCCTGATAGCAGTACCCCTGCCTCAGATCCCTAATTGCACCACCACTGATAATTCTCATGGCTTCCACCCCATCCCTGAAGTACCCTTGTTTCTTGACCCAGGCTGCTCCaagtttgatttttgcttttctagtgtttcccttcccttttgcAACCAGACTGTATTACCCAATCATCCTTTTGCACcccctggatttttcttttggtgcAATGGCACTCTATCAAAAAAATTTGACCATCCCTATCCCACAGGACATGCTCTGTCTACCTGTTACTCTGGTCCCACAACTTATGCTCAGGACCCCTGCGGAGTTCTTGGGATGGGACTCCCCCCAAGCCCAAGCAAAAAAGAGCTGTCCTCTTGCCCCTTGTGGCCGGAATTTCCCTCGCCACCTCTGCAGGTTTGGTGGGAGGAGTTCTGGGTCATTCCCTCATAACAACAGCTCACCTATCCAAGCAACTTCAGGTAGCAATTGAGGCTTCTGCAGCATCCTTATCCTCCCTCTTGAGGCAGTTAACCTCTCTTGCACAGGTTACCCTACAAAACCGACGGGCCTTGGACCTGCTGACAGCAGAAAAGGGTGGGACATGCCTTTTTCTGAGGGAAGAATGTTGTTATTATATTAATGAGTCCGGAATGGTAGAAACCCAGATAAATAAGCTACATAAACTTAGCCTAGAGCTACATAAGCAGCAATTCTCTGCCGCAGCAGATGATTGGTGGAAATCATCCATGTTCTCCCTTTTGATGCCTTTTGCAGGACCATTAGTCAGCATCTTGTTATTTGTAACTTTGGGTCCTTTTATAATTGGCAGGGTAATCCAattcatcaaaaaacaaatagactcCCTGGCATCAAAACCTATACAGGTTCATCACCATCGGCTCGAAATGTTGGATCGAGGATGTGATCCCTATGATATTTCTCAGTCCTCTTCTCCTTTAGGAGCAGCATAAAGTCCGAACCTATGCTTATTGGCATCAGCCGGTATGGACACCTCTGAGTGCAAGGCCAAGAACTGCAGGGGAAGGCTTATTTAATAGCCCTTGGTTTGAATTCCCTGAGAGACAAACCTGACTTGCATAGAGGTTGGTATCTAGAGGCACCAATACACCtaagccctctcctccccaaaagGTACCCTTTTTCTCAAGCCCGCAGCGGCTCTAGGAGGAGTCAGGTCAATGTCTCCCCCAGCCGGTTGGTTAAGGTGCACCACCGTTCAGGTGGGCACACtcccccataaaataaaataaagggaggagATGCCGAAGAAAATTtcaagagccatgccatattgcctgcctgagttaagtttttGTTGTCCAgaattgagccactaaccagaaacttgaCCTGCCTGAACAAGTCCCgagttattaaaaaataacttaacatttccttatctttctgctacagtgaccattagtaacaatgttttgtggttagattgcttggcaactcaacagtcccctgatcttttcccaaagaaagtttccgggtctgcttactataaaacccacctgagaaaaataaaattttgcagcttgatcagaatactgtcttgctgtcaattctttgtgtctcttgtcccatcattcgccattcccccttctagggtctctgctgaagatcccgctgGCCGGGACAATGTGGTGAACTGGAGCCTGGACTTTGGCGGTAGATGATTCAGGTTGGACATACTGCTCCAATGCTTGCAAACGGTGTTCACAATGTCACCCTCTAACTTTCAGTTTAGACCTTTGGTTAATTTTCTTCTGAATTCTGTTAATTTTTGAACATATTATATTCAGTTTTCTTCATCTGTGGTCATAGTTTGGGAAACTGGTGACACTTTGGCCTCTTCTAATATTTATATtagtgattcttttctttttgtttcattgacttGGTTAGAATTGTTAGAATAATAATGACTAGTAAGAGTGATGATGGGCATTTTACCATAGTCAAGCTTTATTGGAACATTTTGTGTGAAGAAGGCTGATTGCTACATATTATAATCTATATATTGTCACCTATATTATCCTTATATTATCATCTATCGATTCTCATCTATATACTATCTATATGTTATCATTTATGTATTGTTCTGGCAGGTATTATTTATCAGATTAAGAAGGTTTtcctgtaatttaaaaaaaaatcatgactgTGAGTCAAAATTTCCTACATTCTTGACCTCTATTGAATCAGAATTGTGAGATGGttgccttctgtttcttctgttaatagtatatatatatatatatatatatatatatatatatatatatatatgtatgtgtgtatgtatatatagaatTATGTTAATTAATAGTATATATTAGTATTTTatagtgtttattattattaatagtatATATAGTAAGTTTTTGTCTTCCTATATAAATCTAAATCTaagatgaattttttaaatattgccaGGTTTGACCATATTTCATTGGGGTCTTCCTTTATCTTAACTGATAAGTGATATTCTTATTCGTTTTCTTGCGTGCTGCCTCTATTAGGATCACCAGGGTGAATTCTGATGAACTGTGTTGCTTAAAGAAGAGGCTGGGAGAGCTGGAGGACATGCTGAGGGAACTCCATCTCTCCCTGTCGCTGGTCCTGGTGTTTGCCTGTGGCCTGCTATACCGGCTCACCCTGAGGTCCCAATGCTTCTTTGCCTGCCTACCTCTCTTCACATCTCCTCCGGGCCAGGAAGGCCTCTTAAGCAGTGGACGAAGCATTGTGTTCATAGAGACTTCTGAACGAGTGGAGCCACCTCCACTGGTCTCCTGTGCTGTGGAGTCTGCTGCCAAAATCTACCCGGACCAGCCGGTCATCTTCTTTATGAAAAGGCTCAGCGATGCCACACAGCTGAACTCAAACACCAGCTACCCAGCCTTCTCCCTGCTCTCAGCCATAGATAATGTTTTCTTTGTCCCTTTGGACATGAAAAAACTGTTTGAAGACACACCCTTGTTTTCATGGTACACCAAAGTAAGTGTTCAAAGCATTGAGAAAGTCTGtgttgggaaggagaaacagaaccTGCAAGATAATGGGTCCAATGCACTCACCGTAGACAGGTAAACTGAGTACAGGGCCTCAACAAAGAGTCAAGTCTAGCACTCTGAGTAATGGGTTGGAGTTCTTATTCAGGTGAATGGGAAACGCATCAATTAGGTGACTGGGCTGGTTTCCTTTGCATCCAGGCTTATTTCTTTGAGTCTTTTTGGTGTTTTGGAGGCTCTTCTTAactgaataaatttttttaatcctttttagATACATGAAACacttatttttcattataatttaaaGCCCATCTATGTTAAACCTTTTCAACACTAGAGGTAGAAACCAAGCAATATTTGAAGTGAAATGATGTAGGTTGAAAATTCAGGAAGGATGAGTGGCATGATGCTCCATGAGATTGGGTTGTGGCAAGATATGATTGAGAAGCCCCTGGAACTCCTAGGGATCCAATAATTCTCCTCTTAGCAGTATATCACAATAAGGAAATAATATTTCAGTGTAATGTTGGTCTCACAGAGGATGCACAGTTGGGTAGTGCTTAAGAGAATTAGAGTGCAGCAGTTACTCAAGATTCCATTAGACAGGGCTTACctgagcttttttgtttgtttgtttgttttttgttttttgttttaactgaCATCTTATGGGAAGTAAGCCTCCTTTCCATTATAATGCAGTTATAATGATTTCAGCTATGCAGCCATCTCCAGCACTAAAAAGAATAAGGAAAGCCTTCATGGGGCACACACCAgcaatcctattacttgggaggtagaggtagggagATCAGGAATTTAAACTCATCTTTGGCGTTATAGTAGcttgtaggccagcctgggctacttgacactttgtctcaaaaaacaaagaattttaaaaaacagacaatCAAGCCCCTCCaagaagcaaacaagcaagcaagcaagcaaacaaacaaaaaccaaagaaaccaAACAACTATTACAACAGATGTCTGAATATGATTGAAATAGaagtaactttaaaaatttttgacttcatattctttttttattgagacagtatttctctgtgtaacagctctggctgtcctgaaacttgctttgtagaccaggctaacctcaaactcacaaagatctacctgcctctgctctctgagtgctggaactaaaggcatgtgccaccaccacctggctaagaaaattatttttaaaaacagaaataatttaaaagttggTGTCATAACATTTGCTTGCCATGTGAAGTTCTACCTAAATTCTCATCCACCCTGGACCAAATGTCAGTGAATATTTAAGCTTTGTGAGCCAAGTAGCAAAAGAGAGGTTTTATTGTATCTGCTGCTGTGTTAGTTTACAAGGGTTCCTTTAACAAATGATCTCAGACCTGGTGACTGACAGCAACAGACATTTATGCTCTCAGCTCTGGAAGCCACAGTCACAGCAGGATCTGTAGGGTAGGACTGTTTCTTGTGCCTTAACAGCTTCTGGTGGCCAAGCTGTTCCTTGgcttgtagcccagaaatctaTTGCTGTCTCCTTCTTTAAAATCCCTTTACCTCTGTGTGCCTAGAGTCTCTGTCCACCCCATTCTTTAAATGACGTCTGTGATATTTTCAAGGACTCATCAGCATAATCCAGGATCTTCACCCCATCTCAATATCATTGACTTAATTCTATCTGCAAACATCCTCTCCCCATACTTACAGGTTCCCAGAAATTAGGACCTGACATCTTTGGGAGGTCATTGTTTAGCCCATTATAGCACATtcataaaaagagaagaaatccctcccctgccctgccctgtcttGCCTCATTAGTGGGGTTCTGGTGTGTTGGTGTGGTTGGCAGGCTTGAATCTAGTTGCTATCATTTGGAAACATTTGTCAAACTAAACTGTAACCCAGAGTGGACACTTTTAGTAGATTAGGCTGGCAGGAACTGGGATTGAAGGCAGCTTCTGGGGTCAGTAGTATCACTTAGGGCTCCAGTGACTTTCTAGCTCTTGAAGATGTCCAGAACCAGCATGGGCATTGTTCTCAGACCTCCTTCTGCCACTCACCCTATCTCAGGTGGATGGCAGGCTAATGCTCCCATCCAGGCAGGGTTCTTCTTCTGCTTTCCTAAGGCCTTTGATGTTCTATGTCTCTTAGTTCAGTCAGAACCCTGAATTTCCCAGGTTATACTGATTTTTATCAAAGTGTAGTTTATTTTGAATGAATAGCTATCTGAAGACAAGTTGCCCAGATTCAAATTCAACCAATACTTGAGGACAAATGATGAAGTATCTTGATCCTTCAGTTTCTCATTTGAAAGATAGAATGACCACGTATCTCATCTTTGAGGATTTGTGTAGATTATCAAGTGCTTAGAATGATCATTGATATATACTAGCTATTAACTGTTTCTGTAAGTGATGGGATAACTTTCAGCAActgtgagactttttttttaaaagtttttgttaacttgcTTTTGTTCTTTATAGTAGAATttcaacaacttttttttttttttttttttttttggtttttcgagacagggtttctctgtgtagttttggtgcctatcctggatcttgctgtgtagaccaggctggcctctaactcacagagatccacctggctctgcttcccatacactgggattaaagacatgcaccaccaccacccagctcattttttttttaaaatcaaaaccaaaggtCTTTGTTTAATCTTTTACTCAATATATTTAAATTcagaaaaacttatttttttattcaaaatctTATCATCCGAAAAGGGAACACTATGATttatactgatttatttttattagtctgGGCTCCTCTTCTGTTTTGCTTGATTTTTGCATTTACAGTTATTCTGTCTTACCCATCCACCCATCGGTGAAGGCTGATCTGTTTTTATCTGGAATATGGACCCTGATCACTTCTCTCACCCCCACCAGATTATTACCCTGATCCAAGTCTGGATGACCTCAACAAACTCAGCCTGCTTCTTTGCCTGTCTCCATCAATTCCTGCCGTTGCCCCAGATTCTTGTCCACACAAAAGCCAAAGTGACCCTTGGAAAACCCATTCAGATTGCATGGCTCCTTTCTGCTCAACCTGCCAAATAATTTCAAATCTTGATCCCATTCTACCTGATCTCTCCCTTTCCCATATTCTGCTTTGTCCTCATTGCCTGCCCCTCTCCCTTCTTCATCCTGCTTCTGTCTCATAGTCAGTATGCTTCTGCCTTGGGGCCCTTGCACTTGCTGACTGCTCCAAGTTAGCATTTTCTCCCGGATGTTTTCACGGCGCACCCATCTATTACATTCAAGTTTCTGCTGGAGCCTAATACAACATTGGGCACTCTCTCACCCCTTTATAGTCCCCTCACCTAGGATTTTATTCCCTTCATAGTCCTTATCAACACCCAATGcagtatatatttgtttattgtcGATCTCCTCCCAGTGGGGATTTTTCCTGTTCCTTCATTATTATGCTTTCAGCAACTTCACAGTGCTTGGTGCATAGTAAGTGGGTCCTCAGTGAACTTCATTAAGGGACCTCCCAAGCGAACAAAGGCATGCATTCAAGCAGTCtcagattctttttctttcccccaatTTCTCAACTAGTGTATTAATTTTTTTCGAGTTTCCtagcttgttttcatttttcactttattttaattttttaaaatatcaatcttGAACATtttgaggattaaaaaaaaaaatccatccttcACAGTTTCATGTTTGTGGTATTGTCACCCACGTGGAAGATTGACTCACACTGTTCATAGTGCAATTCCTGCTGAATTTTGCCTCTATCTTTCCACTGCTTTGATgaaagaaaacccattttttgAAATCTTCAATAACTGCTAAAAATATTTGCATTGATACAAATTGCTGTAAACTCTTTACTTCAAGGAaaattggggtgggggtgaaaGTAAATTGAGAAATTTATTAAGTTTTGCCTGCAGTCAAATAGATTTTGGGAAATCTACCTTGTTGTGGTCCTTCCTAGCCACCCTAACTGCTTTCAGGCTCATTTGTACCTGTTCCCATAGGTCAACAGCAGTACTGAGAAACACTGGCTCCATGTCAGCTCAGATGCATGCCGCCTGGCTATCATCTGGAAATATGGTGGCATCTACATGGACACTGATGTCATTTCCATCAGGCCCATCCCCGAAGAGAACTTCTTGGCAGCCCAGGGTTCCCGGCACTCCAGTAACGGTGTATTTGGGTTTCTCCCCCACCACCCCTTTCTGTGGGCCTGCATGGAGAACTTCGTTGAGCACTATAACTCAGGCATTTGGGGCAACCAAGGTCCCAATTTGATGACAAGGATGTTAAGGGTGTGGTGCAGACTTAAAGACTTCCAAGAGCTGGGTGACCTGAAGTGTCTGAAtatttccttccttcatccccAGAGATTTTACCCTATCCCCTATCCAGAGTGGAGGCGCTACTATCAAGTGTGGGACACAGAGCCAAGCTTCAATGACTCCTATGCGCTGCATTTGTGGAACTACATGAATAAAGAGGGCAGGACTGTGGTTAGAGGAAGTAACACCCTGGTGGAAAATCTCTATCGAAAGCACTGTCCTAAGACTTACAGGGCTCTGATTCAAGGTACAGACGGGGAAGTGTCCAGGGAGCCAGGTACAGGTAACACATAGAGGGCTACTGCTGCTGTGGGAAACTGGACACTTCTGGGCTGCCCCACTCTCCACTGTCTCTAGAGGCTAGGAGTTATCCACATCTTCAGGATTAACTTCCCTGGTAATAATACATACTTCAAAAGAAAAGTGGCTGTAAACGTAGAACATATTTATCCTTCATGGAACAGCAAGTCTGAAGGCAGATAATTTAAGGACAGGTATGTTAATAGTGGCCATTGGAAGCCCCGGCTTGAATCTTTCGGATTGTTGTCCTAGCATCTGTAGACCATGTTCCAAGTGGCTGCTGGACCTCCAGCCCATCATCTGGTTATTCCAGACACTAGGATgatagaaggaggaaagaaaatgcatttcATAAAGACTTTATGCAAGTACTGTATAAGTGCAAATACTGTGTATCCTTGCATCTCCCTGGCTAGACTGTAGCTGCCAGAGAGGCTGGTAGTTCGCTAATAGGTCTGTTTATGTTCTGTTCTATTTAATATTGTAAGATTAATtttaacacctgtcagaatgaaaGGGACAtggctgttattgttgttgttttgatttttgagacagggtctcgctatgcagttctggctgtcctggaactctctatgtagaccaggatagcgtccaactcacagagatctacctgcctccccctcctgagtgctgggattcaaggcatgtggcATCATACCCAGTCCTTGACTTTGACATCTGTATTAATCCATTTCCTgccactataacaaaatactggaACTGGGAAATTTAttaagaaaagaggtttatttatcTCAGACATTTGGAGGCTGAGATCTTGACTCAGATGACTCTTTCTGTTTGGTCTCTAGTGAAGCCCTCATGGAGGATGGCATCACAGTGACAGGACGCATATACAAGAGGTCACATGGTGAGTCAGGAAGCCAGAAAAGTGTAAGAGCCAAGTCCCTTGCAACTCCCCCTGTGGGAGGGGTCAGAGGGGaggtcttgctgtgtatcccaggctggcctcaaactctcagtccTTTTTCCTAAGCctcagagggctgggattacaagtgtgtgccaccatggccagctcagACTTCCTCTTTTTGTAAGAACCAACTGGAATCCCATCAAAATTATATCAATTCCTTCTGATGATGGAACCCTCCCATGACCTCATTGCATTGCACTTCTTCTCAAATGTTCTGCTTCCTCTCAACGTTGCCACACTGGAGCCTGAACTTAAAACACATGAGCCCATGTGTAAACTACAGCAGTGTTCACCAATCCATGAAGTCAGTAGATATTAATTGATCTTCCTGTGTACCAAGAACTAATTTAGGGGCCAAAGATGCAGGTGAACCAATCAGTCTTGGTCCCGGAACATGTGTCCTAATTACTagtctcctcccatccccagcctgCCTTCCCCACACTGTCCTTTTTCAATGTACACATTTATCCTACCCCAGCCTTTGCTTAAGAGCAAATGATAAACTCAAGCTTTTTAAAGCTGCTTCCTccacagattcagatgaaaactGACTTCCTCCAAGCATCATGTTGTACATCATAAacacatgtaatttttttatttttcaattaaaatacaaataaattcacTTCTGCTTCTCAGGAGGCATGAAAattgatattatttttttttctgtaagcagTTATCAGCCAAGTCTTTCTAGAAATTTCATCTTGGTTGTTTGCTTTACGGAAAAATTTACACTTTTTCCCAAACACAAAATTATGATGTCTTATGAAACTCTACATCCATCTGTTGCCTTTCATTGTTAAATTTCCCTCTTCAAGAATCATAGCTCTGATAGTCTTATTTACAAAaattggtgagatggctcactgggcaaaggtgtttgctgtcaaacctgatgacctgaatatGAGCCTTGGAACCCATAtgataaaaggagaaaaccaattcctgccagctgacctctgacctccacatgtgtgctgtggtttacatgtacacacacacacacacacacacacacacacacacacacacacacactgtaaagaaACCAAACAACCCAAAACATTCACAAGTCCTGTGTCCTGCCTCAGGTTTATTTATTCCATTACTTGCTGGGTtttctgatatctgactccccaCTACCCTATGGTGATGCCCTCTCTTTGTGTCCCTGAGACAGTGAACTGGGGTGTTCAACATTTCACAGATAAGAATTCCCGTTATCCCTGCTTGGGAGGAGCAGTTTGGCTCTTATTGCTGTATCTGAAGAATGCTCTCCAGACATCCCTGAACACAAAAGTTTGAAGGACTTGAGTGAAAACACTTTAAACTTCTCAAAAATATATAGTGTTTCCAGTGAGACCAAATAGGTCAACAACAGTGTCATACATATTTCTTTATGCTGGTTGTACTTGTATGGATTTTTTTGAGTCAATAATGATAACTGGATGTTTAGAAAGTCCTTTGTTTTGCAGTAAAATGAGTTTTTGATTAGTAAGTGTGGAAAATGAACTAATAACTTATGTAAGGAGTACCATTTGTATggtaaaaaagaatgaatttaaaTCACTTATAGTGGTTCTAAGGAAAATGGAGCAATGTAATTTCCTGGTTCATTTTGGAAAGGTCAATTGTTACCCTTGTTtaactggatttatattttcttattctatGCAGCATGTAATAGCATTTTTATGTTGgggtattttctatttttattggttTGTAACCACTCTGTATGTTAAGAAccctaatatattttattatgttgcaattttttcagtctgtttcttttttgatttcactatttaaattaaaaattatcctTTGGTAATTTCACATATAAATATAATGCGTTTATATGATGTATGATATCTACCCTCTGGTGTCCCCCTCTAACTCCTcatgtcttcttcctcctccccttcttcttccttttctacccactgagtccacttagtgctgcctgTATGCCCATGACTGTAGGGCACAAGCCACTGACACATGGGCGACCTGCCATGGGCCATACTGCTGAAGGAAGCTGACTCTCCCCATCTCATCATCCACCAACTCACAGTAGATCCTCACATAAAGGCAGGACTGCATGgatcccttccttctcccactgGAGTGTTGATCAGGTTGATCTTATGCAGTCTTTGACCAGGACCTCCAGCTCCTGTGGACTCCCGAGAGCTTTGGTCCCATTATGTCCAGAAGACATTCGTTCACAGCAATCCtcactgacctctggctcttcaaatctttccatttcctcttctgtgatatttcctgagccttgggggtggggagccGTGATATATATGTCACATTTAGGAATGAATATCCAATGGTcacttattttctgtattttgactAGCTTGGAGTCTTTGTATTAACTGCTATCTGCATAATAAATTTATCTGATGAAGAGTCTATGGATATA
Encoded proteins:
- the A4gnt gene encoding alpha-1,4-N-acetylglucosaminyltransferase, which gives rise to MLRELHLSLSLVLVFACGLLYRLTLRSQCFFACLPLFTSPPGQEGLLSSGRSIVFIETSERVEPPPLVSCAVESAAKIYPDQPVIFFMKRLSDATQLNSNTSYPAFSLLSAIDNVFFVPLDMKKLFEDTPLFSWYTKVNSSTEKHWLHVSSDACRLAIIWKYGGIYMDTDVISIRPIPEENFLAAQGSRHSSNGVFGFLPHHPFLWACMENFVEHYNSGIWGNQGPNLMTRMLRVWCRLKDFQELGDLKCLNISFLHPQRFYPIPYPEWRRYYQVWDTEPSFNDSYALHLWNYMNKEGRTVVRGSNTLVENLYRKHCPKTYRALIQGTDGEVSREPGTGNT